From the genome of Agromyces badenianii:
ACCGTGAGCTCGATCGCGCCGTTCGACGTGCGAGCCTCGACGTCTTGGGCGGCCGCGAGCCGCAGGTCGATCCCCCCGTTGGAGGTGGAGACGCGCACGCCGGTGCCGGCGAGCCCGCGTCCTTCGATGCGTCCGTTGCTCGTCTCGACGTCGACTGCGCCCGAGACGTCGTCGAGTTCTATGCGGCCGTTGTTCGTCGAGATCTCGACGTCGCCGACGCCCGTGAGATCGATAGTCCCGTTCGAGGTGGCGCCGCGCACATCGACGCCCGCCGGCAGCTCGACCGTGTAGTCGACCGAGCAGCGCCGGCCGCACCCGCTGAGAACGAGCACGCCGTCGTCGACTTCGAACGTCGTGCCGATCTTTCGATCACCCCGGTACGAGACCGTGCGGGAGAGCTCGACCGAGGTGGCGTCCTCGTCGGTCTCGACCGTGATGCTGCCCTCGGGATGGTCGATCTCGATCGTGTGCACCTGCTCGTCGAGGGTGGCGTCGTCACTGAATCGCTGGGGCGGGGTGAGGAATGCGCAGCCGCCGAGCAACAGGGTCGCTGCAGCCGTGATCGCGCCGACCCCCAGCGCGCGTCTCGTGCGTGCTGTGCCAATCATCGTGTTCCCTCCGTGGCGCGGCCGTTCCGCACCTGCTTCCTTCAACCGACTGTAAAACGATGACGCGCATCCCGCACGGGGGAAGACCCCCGTCCGCGCCTCGTCGTCGCGCCTGCTCCCTGCACGACGCTTGGTCGAATGCTGCGGGTTTCCGGCGGCATCCGGGGCCGCGCGGTACCATGCTGGCATCGCACCGATTCGTCCGGCGGAGCCGGAGTCAGGGGTGGGGCCATGGCACGGAGGAAAGCCGAGAAGGCTGCGGCACGGGCACTCGACGACGCGAAGGATGCCGTCGCCGAGGCGAAACGTCTCGCGAAGAAGGTCGACAAGAAAGCCAAGCGACGAGCCGCGAAAGTCGAGGCGCGCCTCGAA
Proteins encoded in this window:
- a CDS encoding DUF4097 family beta strand repeat-containing protein; this translates as MIGTARTRRALGVGAITAAATLLLGGCAFLTPPQRFSDDATLDEQVHTIEIDHPEGSITVETDEDATSVELSRTVSYRGDRKIGTTFEVDDGVLVLSGCGRRCSVDYTVELPAGVDVRGATSNGTIDLTGVGDVEISTNNGRIELDDVSGAVDVETSNGRIEGRGLAGTGVRVSTSNGGIDLRLAAAQDVEARTSNGAIELTVPTDGSGYRVKTDTSNGPVDVGIDEDSDGEYVLDLATSNGAITITGR